A segment of the Vibrio sp. 16 genome:
CAACATGAAAAAAGTTCCCCTACTTGCAGAGCACTAGTGAGCTTTGTAAGCGCATAATAAGGAAATAATAATGAATATCGAACTGAGTCCTATTGAGGCGAGAATCATAGGCTGCCTTATCGAGAAAGAGGTGACCACGCCAGATTACTATCCTCTAACCCTGAATAGTTTGACCTCCGCCTGCAACCAAAAGAGCAACCGTGAGCCAGTCATGTCGTTGAGTGATCTCGATGTTCAGCAAGCTGTTGATGCCTTGATCGCGCAGCGACTTGTCAGTGATGAAAGCGGTTTTAACAGCCGTGCGAGCAAGTTCCAGCATCGTTTTTGTAACACCGAGTTCGGTGATCTTAAGTTGTCCAAACAAGAAAAAGCCATCACCTGCTGCCTACTGCTTCGAGGTCCTCAAACGCCAGGTGAGCTGAGAACGCGGACCAATCGTCTTGCGGACTTTGCTGACGTCAAAGAAGTTGAAGCGGTGCTAGAAAAAATGGCAGCACGTGAAGAAAGTGCATTAGTGGTTAAGTTGCCACGTGAAGCGGGCAAACGTGAATCGCGCTACATGCACTTG
Coding sequences within it:
- a CDS encoding YceH family protein, with the translated sequence MNIELSPIEARIIGCLIEKEVTTPDYYPLTLNSLTSACNQKSNREPVMSLSDLDVQQAVDALIAQRLVSDESGFNSRASKFQHRFCNTEFGDLKLSKQEKAITCCLLLRGPQTPGELRTRTNRLADFADVKEVEAVLEKMAAREESALVVKLPREAGKRESRYMHLFSGEIDIEALTDASAALPNVGQGNERIEALENEVAQLKSELAELKQRVEQLTS